A stretch of Sesamum indicum cultivar Zhongzhi No. 13 unplaced genomic scaffold, S_indicum_v1.0 scaffold00337, whole genome shotgun sequence DNA encodes these proteins:
- the LOC105180116 gene encoding aquaporin NIP1-1-like isoform X2 translates to MADEIPELANGSHSSILNINDDERNRKYVGPSSPTCSQTLRFMQKLMGEFMGTYLLLFAGFAAVVVNKEMNNLLTFPGVAVLWGLDVMVMIYTVGHVSGAHFNPAVTIAFATCNRFAWRHVAAYVSVQVLASILASGTVEIIFGTEQHHFLGTLPSGSNIQSLVLEFIITFYLMFAVSGVATDDQAVGELSGLALGATVTINSLLAGPISGASMNPARSLGPAIVFSNYKGIWIYIVGPITGAIAGAWFYNIIRHRRDQMQRHY, encoded by the exons atggCTGATGAGATACCAGAATTGGCCAATGGCAGCCACTCCTCAATTCTTAACATTAATGACGACGAACGCAACAGAAAGTATGTTGGCCCTTCCTCTCCTACCTGCTCTCAGACCTTACGTTTCATGCAAAAG CTGATGGGGGAGTTTATGGGCACATACCTTTTGCTGTTTGCTGGTTTCGCGGCAGTGGTGGTGAACAAAGAGATGAATAATCTGCTGACATTTCCAGGGGTGGCAGTGCTGTGGGGGCTAGATGTGATGGTCATGATTTACACGGTCGGCCATGTTTCCGGTGCCCATTTTAACCCGGCTGTCACCATTGCTTTCGCCACCTGCAACAGGTTTGCGTGGAGACAT GTGGCAGCTTATGTCTCAGTTCAAGTGCTGGCCTCAATACTAGCGAGTGGAACagttgaaataatatttgggACAGAGCAGCATCACTTCCTAGGAACACTTCCATCAGGCTCTAATATTCAGTCTCTAGTATTGGAGTTCATCATCACATTCTACCTCATGTTTGCTGTCTCTGGTGTTGCTACCGACGACCAAGCT GTAGGAGAACTCAGTGGACTGGCCTTGGGAGCTACTGTAACCATTAATTCCCTACTAGCAgg GCCCATTTCAGGGGCATCAATGAACCCAGCAAGAAGTTTGGGCCCAGCAATTGTTTTCAGCAATTACAAGGGTATCTGGATCTACATCGTTGGCCCAATAACTGGGGCCATAGCGGGGGCCTGGTTCTACAATATCATCAG
- the LOC105180116 gene encoding aquaporin NIP1-1-like isoform X1 has protein sequence MADEIPELANGSHSSILNINDDERNRKYVGPSSPTCSQTLRFMQKLMGEFMGTYLLLFAGFAAVVVNKEMNNLLTFPGVAVLWGLDVMVMIYTVGHVSGAHFNPAVTIAFATCNRFAWRHVAAYVSVQVLASILASGTVEIIFGTEQHHFLGTLPSGSNIQSLVLEFIITFYLMFAVSGVATDDQAVGELSGLALGATVTINSLLAGPISGASMNPARSLGPAIVFSNYKGIWIYIVGPITGAIAGAWFYNIIRLTHKPFSEILSIRCFHRNSARIDSKQQGH, from the exons atggCTGATGAGATACCAGAATTGGCCAATGGCAGCCACTCCTCAATTCTTAACATTAATGACGACGAACGCAACAGAAAGTATGTTGGCCCTTCCTCTCCTACCTGCTCTCAGACCTTACGTTTCATGCAAAAG CTGATGGGGGAGTTTATGGGCACATACCTTTTGCTGTTTGCTGGTTTCGCGGCAGTGGTGGTGAACAAAGAGATGAATAATCTGCTGACATTTCCAGGGGTGGCAGTGCTGTGGGGGCTAGATGTGATGGTCATGATTTACACGGTCGGCCATGTTTCCGGTGCCCATTTTAACCCGGCTGTCACCATTGCTTTCGCCACCTGCAACAGGTTTGCGTGGAGACAT GTGGCAGCTTATGTCTCAGTTCAAGTGCTGGCCTCAATACTAGCGAGTGGAACagttgaaataatatttgggACAGAGCAGCATCACTTCCTAGGAACACTTCCATCAGGCTCTAATATTCAGTCTCTAGTATTGGAGTTCATCATCACATTCTACCTCATGTTTGCTGTCTCTGGTGTTGCTACCGACGACCAAGCT GTAGGAGAACTCAGTGGACTGGCCTTGGGAGCTACTGTAACCATTAATTCCCTACTAGCAgg GCCCATTTCAGGGGCATCAATGAACCCAGCAAGAAGTTTGGGCCCAGCAATTGTTTTCAGCAATTACAAGGGTATCTGGATCTACATCGTTGGCCCAATAACTGGGGCCATAGCGGGGGCCTGGTTCTACAATATCATCAGGTTAACTCACAAACCTTTCAGTGAAATCCTCAGCATCAGATGTTT